The following are encoded in a window of Halosolutus halophilus genomic DNA:
- a CDS encoding helix-turn-helix transcriptional regulator codes for MDGKGRWALLCVLVVVGCSLALLPIASTVGGVDAGQSEPALQEGADESAQLEDADEIHIDVLLHDNGSATFTVDYRYVIDEENTTTEEWDEIQSDVEENANAYAATEEERWNQTVADGANRTDRNMNISNVSVSTEHEAAPQELGHVTFTFEWSKFAHVELNRIEAGDAIYGFTIPDGTTLQFRWPDAYALNEEPDPTPDDSDDNSVYWNGEGTEFASEQPRIVLIENGTDDPNTTGDEPGTTDGDPNATGDEPSMPWLAVVVALLLLASVGAAGWWIRGQQVRTRDPASTPSPPVADGAAEPDGPDGPPPELLSNEERVLLLLEERGGRIKQQEVVSELDWTEAKTSQVVSGLREDDEIEVFRIGRENVLSLPTEDENPS; via the coding sequence ATGGATGGGAAGGGGCGCTGGGCCCTGCTTTGCGTGCTCGTGGTGGTCGGGTGTTCGCTCGCGCTGCTACCGATCGCGTCGACCGTCGGTGGGGTCGACGCGGGCCAAAGTGAGCCGGCGCTCCAGGAAGGGGCCGACGAGAGCGCACAGCTCGAGGACGCGGACGAGATTCACATCGACGTCCTCCTCCACGATAACGGCTCGGCGACGTTCACCGTCGACTACCGGTACGTGATCGACGAGGAGAACACGACAACCGAGGAGTGGGACGAGATCCAGAGCGACGTCGAGGAGAACGCGAACGCGTACGCTGCGACCGAGGAAGAACGGTGGAACCAGACCGTCGCGGACGGTGCGAACCGGACCGATCGGAACATGAACATCTCGAACGTTTCCGTCAGCACGGAGCACGAGGCCGCACCGCAGGAGCTAGGACACGTCACGTTCACGTTCGAGTGGTCGAAGTTCGCCCACGTCGAACTGAACCGGATCGAGGCCGGTGACGCGATATACGGGTTTACCATTCCCGACGGTACCACGTTGCAGTTCCGCTGGCCGGACGCGTACGCTCTCAACGAGGAACCGGACCCCACACCAGACGATTCGGACGACAATTCGGTCTACTGGAACGGCGAGGGGACCGAGTTCGCGTCCGAACAGCCCCGCATCGTGCTGATCGAGAACGGGACCGACGATCCGAACACCACCGGCGACGAACCGGGGACGACCGACGGGGATCCCAATGCCACCGGCGACGAGCCGTCGATGCCGTGGCTGGCGGTGGTGGTGGCCCTCCTCCTGCTCGCGTCAGTCGGCGCTGCGGGCTGGTGGATCAGGGGCCAGCAGGTTCGCACGCGGGACCCGGCCAGTACGCCGTCGCCGCCGGTCGCCGACGGAGCAGCCGAACCCGACGGTCCGGACGGCCCGCCGCCCGAACTGCTCAGCAACGAGGAACGGGTCCTGCTGTTGCTCGAGGAACGGGGCGGCCGGATCAAACAGCAGGAAGTCGTCTCGGAACTGGACTGGACCGAGGCCAAGACGAGCCAGGTCGTCAGCGGCCTGCGGGAAGACGACGAAATCGAGGTCTTCCGGATCGGCCGGGAGAACGTCCTCTCGTTGCCGACCGAGGACGAGAACCCCTCCTGA
- the lysW gene encoding lysine biosynthesis protein LysW has protein sequence MTECVECGAEVSLHDDLEVGEIVDCTTCGAELEVVDTEPPVLERAPELEEDWGE, from the coding sequence ATGACCGAATGCGTCGAGTGTGGGGCAGAAGTGTCCCTGCACGACGATCTGGAAGTGGGAGAGATCGTTGACTGTACGACCTGCGGTGCCGAACTGGAAGTCGTCGACACTGAGCCGCCAGTCCTCGAGCGAGCCCCGGAGCTCGAAGAGGACTGGGGTGAGTGA
- a CDS encoding argininosuccinate synthase — translation MTRVALAFSGGLDTTVCVPLLEEEYGYDDVIGVTVDVGQPASEFEEAEETAEALGLEHYVVDARAEFADLCLESVRANATYQGYPLGTALARPVIAEAILEVAEEQDCTGIAHGCTGKGNDQLRFEAVWRDSDLEVIAPVRELGLTREWEQEYADEKDLPVEGGSGGDWSIDTNLWSRSVEGDELEDPNYVPPEEIYDWTQAPTGDSQEIEITFEEGYPVAVDGVEYEPVDLVEHLNGVAGAYGVGRTDTMEDRMLGLKVRENYEHPAATTLLNAHEALEGLVLTQEEREFKQQIDQQWAKKGYEGLIDAPLVNALEGFIDETQQRVTGTVTIRFEGGRARPVARDSEYAAYSAEHASFDTETVGKIEQEDATGVAKYHGFQRRLANESIAANEVDEDDEEVELATDGGDAVDDDE, via the coding sequence ATGACACGCGTTGCACTCGCGTTCTCGGGCGGACTGGACACGACCGTCTGTGTCCCGCTGCTCGAGGAGGAATACGGATACGACGACGTTATCGGCGTCACGGTCGACGTCGGACAGCCGGCCTCGGAGTTCGAGGAGGCCGAAGAAACGGCCGAGGCACTCGGCCTCGAACACTACGTCGTCGACGCGCGAGCGGAATTTGCCGACCTCTGTCTCGAGAGCGTTCGCGCGAACGCGACCTACCAGGGCTACCCGCTCGGCACGGCGCTGGCCCGTCCCGTGATCGCCGAGGCGATCCTCGAGGTCGCAGAGGAACAGGACTGTACCGGCATCGCCCACGGCTGTACGGGGAAGGGCAACGACCAGCTTCGGTTCGAGGCCGTCTGGCGTGACTCGGACCTCGAAGTGATCGCCCCCGTGCGCGAACTTGGCCTCACCCGCGAGTGGGAACAGGAGTACGCCGACGAGAAGGACCTCCCCGTCGAGGGTGGCAGCGGCGGCGACTGGTCGATCGACACCAACCTCTGGAGTCGCTCGGTCGAGGGGGACGAACTCGAGGACCCGAACTACGTCCCGCCCGAGGAAATCTACGACTGGACCCAGGCGCCCACCGGCGACAGCCAGGAGATCGAGATCACCTTCGAGGAGGGATACCCCGTCGCCGTCGACGGCGTGGAGTACGAGCCCGTCGACCTCGTCGAGCATCTCAACGGCGTGGCCGGGGCCTACGGCGTCGGTCGCACGGACACGATGGAAGACCGCATGCTCGGCCTGAAGGTCCGCGAGAACTACGAGCACCCCGCCGCGACGACGCTGCTGAACGCCCACGAGGCGCTCGAGGGGCTCGTGCTCACGCAGGAGGAACGCGAGTTCAAACAGCAGATCGACCAGCAGTGGGCCAAGAAGGGCTACGAGGGCCTGATCGACGCGCCCCTCGTGAACGCACTCGAGGGCTTCATCGACGAGACCCAGCAGCGGGTCACCGGGACGGTGACGATCCGCTTCGAGGGTGGCCGGGCGCGTCCGGTCGCCCGCGACAGCGAGTACGCCGCCTACTCGGCCGAACACGCCTCCTTCGACACGGAGACGGTCGGCAAGATCGAGCAGGAAGACGCCACCGGCGTCGCAAAGTACCACGGCTTCCAGCGCCGTCTCGCGAACGAATCGATCGCCGCGAACGAGGTGGACGAGGACGACGAGGAGGTCGAACTCGCTACCGACGGCGGTGACGCGGTCGACGACGACGAATAA
- a CDS encoding acetylglutamate/acetylaminoadipate kinase, with product MTVVVKIGGARAVDPEGALADVASLVEDGEDVVLTHGGSTAVDETLDELGEDPTYVETPGGVVGRFTDERTMDVFKMVMPGKLNTDLVESLHNEGVNAVGLSGTDGKLLEGKRKSAVRVEEDGKKKIKRGDHSGTIESVNADLLETTLAGGYTPVVSVPVLGREKDGGYTAVNADADRAAAAIAGALAADLVVLTDVSGIYEDPDDESTKIDSASTPEEFAAVEDAAEGFMTKKVMAAEEALEGGAASVIVASANADAPITSALAGEGTTIEPGAVADDADDRAETEVPEQ from the coding sequence ATGACGGTCGTAGTCAAGATCGGCGGCGCTCGCGCCGTCGATCCGGAGGGCGCACTCGCGGACGTCGCCTCGCTGGTCGAAGACGGTGAAGACGTCGTGCTCACCCACGGCGGCTCGACCGCCGTCGACGAGACCCTCGACGAACTCGGCGAGGACCCCACGTACGTCGAGACGCCCGGCGGCGTCGTCGGGCGCTTTACCGACGAACGCACCATGGACGTCTTCAAGATGGTGATGCCGGGCAAGCTCAACACCGATCTTGTGGAGAGCCTGCACAACGAGGGTGTGAACGCTGTCGGCCTCTCCGGCACCGACGGCAAACTGCTGGAGGGCAAGCGCAAGTCGGCCGTCCGCGTCGAGGAGGACGGCAAGAAGAAGATCAAGCGCGGCGACCACTCGGGGACGATCGAGTCGGTCAACGCGGACCTGCTCGAGACGACCCTCGCGGGCGGTTACACGCCCGTCGTCTCCGTTCCGGTGCTCGGGAGGGAGAAGGACGGCGGCTACACCGCCGTCAACGCCGACGCCGATCGGGCCGCCGCCGCAATCGCCGGCGCGCTGGCAGCCGATCTGGTCGTCCTCACCGACGTCTCGGGAATCTACGAGGACCCCGACGACGAGTCCACGAAGATCGATTCGGCGTCGACCCCCGAGGAGTTCGCGGCCGTCGAGGACGCCGCGGAAGGGTTCATGACGAAGAAGGTGATGGCCGCCGAGGAGGCCCTCGAGGGCGGCGCGGCCTCGGTGATCGTCGCCTCGGCGAACGCCGACGCCCCGATCACGAGCGCGCTCGCAGGCGAGGGCACGACGATCGAACCCGGCGCGGTCGCCGACGACGCGGACGACCGCGCGGAAACGGAGGTTCCAGAGCAATGA
- the argH gene encoding argininosuccinate lyase, protein MTEESAHDGDRVPAADETALRTDGGDEGVVRRDRFSGGPARSFLSSLAADRRIFEADLEVDRAHTVMLAEQDVVEDDAAGAILTALDAIEVDGHDALPDGEDVHEAIETAVIERIGPDGGKMHTARSRNDEVAACIRYRLREDVLAAIETTIALRESLIGVADDHRETIMPGYTHLQPAQPITVAHWALSYEGAVRRDAARLLEAYDRINESPLGGAAFAGTTFEIDRERTAELLGFDGVVANSMDAAASRDFLLETVQALSTHATTLSGLAEDVIVFVNRGFVDLADDYSSTSSIMPQKKNPDTLELVRAVAGDAAGGVQGLTTTLKGLPRAYNRDLQRATTHAWETVDAVTEASEVAAGAVATADWNEESLAAEAGAGFSTATGVADLLAANGLPFRTAHEVVAVAAENGADYDAIEAAAEEILGEPLENYVDPAAVADALDPAESVASRDSQGGPAPGAVADQIEAARDALAADEETLAVTSEALETAHEALREEVNGYV, encoded by the coding sequence ATGACCGAGGAGAGCGCTCACGACGGCGATCGCGTGCCAGCAGCGGACGAGACGGCCCTGCGCACTGATGGCGGCGACGAGGGCGTCGTCCGTCGGGACCGCTTCAGCGGCGGCCCCGCCCGGAGCTTCCTCTCCTCGCTCGCGGCCGATCGGCGAATCTTCGAGGCCGACCTCGAGGTCGATCGAGCCCACACCGTCATGCTCGCCGAACAGGACGTCGTCGAGGACGACGCCGCGGGCGCGATCCTGACCGCGCTGGACGCCATCGAGGTTGACGGCCACGACGCCCTGCCCGACGGCGAGGACGTCCACGAGGCGATCGAGACGGCAGTCATCGAGCGCATCGGCCCCGACGGGGGGAAGATGCACACCGCGCGCTCGCGCAACGACGAGGTCGCGGCCTGCATCCGCTACCGCCTTCGCGAGGACGTCCTCGCTGCGATCGAGACGACGATCGCGTTGCGCGAGTCCCTGATCGGGGTGGCCGACGACCACCGGGAGACGATCATGCCCGGCTACACGCACCTCCAGCCCGCCCAGCCGATCACGGTCGCCCACTGGGCGCTCTCCTACGAGGGAGCCGTCCGTCGCGACGCGGCGCGGCTGCTCGAGGCGTACGATCGGATCAACGAGTCGCCCCTCGGCGGCGCCGCGTTCGCGGGGACGACGTTCGAGATCGATCGCGAGCGCACTGCCGAACTCCTCGGCTTCGATGGCGTGGTAGCGAACTCGATGGACGCCGCCGCGAGCCGGGACTTCCTGCTCGAGACCGTCCAGGCGCTGTCGACGCACGCGACGACGCTCTCGGGGCTGGCGGAGGACGTGATCGTCTTCGTGAACCGCGGCTTCGTCGACCTCGCGGACGACTACTCGTCGACGTCGTCGATCATGCCCCAGAAGAAGAATCCCGACACGCTGGAACTGGTGCGTGCGGTCGCGGGCGACGCGGCCGGGGGCGTCCAGGGGCTGACGACGACGCTCAAGGGACTGCCCCGCGCGTACAACCGCGACCTCCAGCGGGCGACGACCCACGCCTGGGAGACCGTCGACGCGGTGACGGAGGCCAGCGAGGTCGCTGCGGGTGCAGTGGCGACGGCCGACTGGAACGAGGAGTCCCTCGCCGCCGAAGCCGGCGCGGGGTTCTCGACGGCGACCGGCGTCGCCGATCTGCTGGCCGCGAACGGACTGCCGTTCCGGACGGCACACGAGGTGGTCGCAGTGGCTGCAGAGAACGGCGCCGACTACGACGCGATCGAGGCCGCCGCCGAGGAGATTCTCGGCGAGCCACTCGAGAACTACGTCGACCCCGCTGCCGTCGCGGACGCGCTCGATCCCGCCGAAAGCGTCGCGAGTCGGGACTCGCAGGGCGGCCCCGCTCCCGGGGCCGTTGCCGACCAGATCGAGGCGGCGCGCGATGCGCTCGCGGCCGACGAGGAGACGCTCGCGGTGACGAGCGAGGCACTCGAGACGGCCCACGAGGCGCTTCGCGAGGAGGTGAACGGGTATGTGTGA
- the lysX gene encoding lysine biosynthesis protein LysX → MTLQVGILYSRIRKDEKLLLNELRERDHEVVKIDVRKQEFDVGETPEEFANLDLVVDRCLATSRSLYATKFFEAYGIPVVNSHETAEICADKVKNSLALEQAGVPTPATKVAFTKETAMEAIEDFGYPCVLKPVVGSWGRLMAKIDSPDAAEAILEHKATLGHYEHKVFYVQEFVEKPGRDIRVLATDGEPIAAMVRSSDHWITNAAKGAETEVFELDDEAKELVQKASDAVGGGLLGVDLMETGDSYTVHEVNHTVEFKALDGAVDTDVAGTVVDWLEEKAADAADEQLEVTA, encoded by the coding sequence GTGACCTTGCAAGTAGGAATCCTCTACTCCCGGATCCGCAAGGACGAGAAGCTCCTGCTCAACGAACTTCGCGAGCGCGACCACGAGGTCGTGAAGATCGACGTCCGCAAACAGGAGTTCGACGTCGGCGAGACCCCCGAGGAGTTCGCGAACCTCGATCTCGTCGTCGATCGCTGTCTCGCCACGAGTCGGAGCCTGTACGCCACGAAATTCTTCGAGGCGTACGGCATCCCCGTGGTCAACAGCCACGAGACGGCCGAGATCTGTGCGGACAAGGTGAAGAACAGCCTCGCACTCGAGCAGGCGGGCGTGCCCACGCCCGCGACGAAAGTCGCGTTCACGAAAGAGACCGCGATGGAGGCGATCGAGGACTTCGGCTACCCGTGCGTGCTCAAACCCGTCGTCGGATCGTGGGGCCGCCTGATGGCCAAGATCGATTCGCCGGACGCCGCCGAGGCGATCTTGGAGCACAAGGCCACCCTCGGCCACTACGAGCACAAGGTGTTCTACGTCCAGGAGTTCGTCGAGAAGCCCGGCCGCGACATCCGCGTGCTCGCGACCGACGGCGAACCGATCGCCGCGATGGTCCGCTCGTCGGACCACTGGATCACGAACGCCGCCAAGGGTGCCGAAACCGAGGTGTTCGAACTCGACGACGAGGCGAAAGAACTGGTCCAGAAGGCCAGCGACGCCGTCGGCGGTGGTCTCCTGGGCGTCGACCTCATGGAGACGGGTGATTCGTACACCGTCCACGAGGTCAACCACACGGTCGAGTTCAAGGCGCTCGACGGCGCGGTCGACACCGACGTCGCCGGCACCGTCGTCGACTGGCTCGAGGAGAAGGCCGCCGACGCGGCGGACGAACAGCTGGAGGTGACGGCCTGA
- the argC gene encoding N-acetyl-gamma-glutamyl-phosphate reductase, with product MAVGTDVSADENAETVTATVIGGSGFTGGELLRLLAGHPNFELVEVTSRSKAGKSVGSVHPPLRGTDLRFTEPEDLASVDVLFAATPHGVSMGRVDDFFEIADTVVDLSADFRLDSEAQYDEWYDGHDAPEYLETAEYALPEINRDNLEGAELIAGGGCNATATILGLYPLFEHDLLEGGEQVVVDVKVGSSEGGAGGGEASSHPERSGVVRPYAPTGHRHEAEIEQFLGTSVAFTCHAVDMVRGASATSHVFPSGPVSKGDLWGAYRDCYEDEPFVRMAAGGSGVYRYPEPKAVAGTNLAEVGFELDPSNKRIVVFSAIDNMMKGSAGQAVHAANVALGLEETAGLEFTGLHPVGAP from the coding sequence ATGGCGGTCGGAACCGACGTCAGCGCCGACGAGAACGCCGAGACCGTCACCGCGACCGTCATCGGCGGCTCGGGCTTCACGGGCGGCGAACTGCTTCGTCTGCTTGCAGGCCACCCGAACTTCGAACTGGTCGAGGTGACCAGCCGATCGAAGGCCGGCAAGAGCGTCGGCTCCGTCCACCCGCCGCTGCGGGGGACGGACCTGCGGTTTACCGAACCCGAGGACCTGGCGAGCGTCGACGTCCTGTTCGCGGCGACGCCACACGGCGTCTCGATGGGACGGGTCGACGACTTTTTCGAGATTGCCGATACGGTCGTGGACCTCTCGGCGGACTTCCGCCTCGACAGCGAGGCCCAGTACGACGAGTGGTACGACGGCCACGACGCGCCCGAGTACCTCGAAACGGCCGAGTACGCGCTCCCCGAGATCAACCGCGACAACCTCGAGGGTGCCGAACTGATCGCCGGCGGCGGCTGTAACGCCACCGCGACGATCCTCGGGCTCTACCCGCTGTTCGAGCACGATCTCCTGGAGGGCGGTGAGCAGGTCGTCGTCGACGTCAAGGTCGGCTCCTCCGAAGGCGGCGCCGGCGGCGGCGAGGCCTCGAGCCACCCGGAGCGATCGGGCGTGGTCCGTCCCTACGCGCCGACGGGCCACCGTCACGAGGCCGAGATCGAGCAGTTCCTCGGGACGAGCGTCGCGTTCACGTGTCACGCCGTGGATATGGTTCGCGGCGCCAGCGCGACGAGTCACGTCTTCCCATCGGGGCCGGTCTCGAAGGGCGATCTCTGGGGGGCCTACCGCGACTGCTACGAGGACGAGCCGTTCGTCCGGATGGCCGCCGGCGGCTCCGGCGTCTACCGCTACCCCGAACCCAAGGCGGTCGCGGGGACCAACCTCGCCGAGGTCGGCTTCGAACTCGACCCCTCGAACAAGCGGATCGTCGTCTTCTCGGCGATCGACAACATGATGAAGGGATCGGCGGGCCAGGCGGTCCACGCGGCCAACGTCGCGCTCGGTCTCGAGGAGACGGCCGGACTCGAATTCACGGGGTTACACCCCGTGGGGGCGCCCTGA